One genomic window of Coffea eugenioides isolate CCC68of chromosome 1, Ceug_1.0, whole genome shotgun sequence includes the following:
- the LOC113774210 gene encoding laccase-15-like, translating into MWLIIKVFVLHFVVLLILFGVSPSQAATHNYSFVVKEASYTRLCSTKDILTVNGLFPGPTLHLRQGDTAFVHVHNKGKENITIHWHGILQPRYPWSDGPEFITQCPIMPGNSFIQKVIITEEIGTLWWHAHSDWSRATVHGAIIISPKRGDRYPFPKPDAEIPIILGEWWKRNITDVVEEFLHNGGDPAKSDAFMINGHPGDFNSCSVVPDTFKLNVTSGKTYLLRMVNAVMNNLMFFGIANHTLTVVGTDGSYTKQLKSGYIALAPGQTMDVLLEANQKPDHYYMAAKVYTNVTVFPYDQNTTTGIIQYLGDYNATSSPIFPNLPAADDANSTYNFTGSLKSLASPEHPVHVPENVTTNLFFTLSINNVSCEPNNTCTGPGGSRLRASVNNQSLELPQLDILQAYYNQTRGIYDPDFPHFPPFVFNYTANNLPVELRLPNISTQVLVLEYNSTVEIVFQGTNLVTGIDHPMHLHGHSFYVVGSGPEIFDNVTDPQNYNTEDPPFMNTIAVRRNGWTAIRFRANNPGVWFMHCHFERHVSWGMGMTFIVKNGTGPGEQMLPPPPDMPPC; encoded by the exons ATGTGGTTGATCATAAAGGTTTTTGTCttgcattttgttgttttacTTATTCTCTTCGGTGTCTCGCCTAGCCAAGCTGCTACTCATAACTATTCATTTGTG GTCAAAGAAGCTTCATATACAAGACTCTGCAGTACCAAGGATATTTTGACAGTAAATGGTCTATTTCCAGGACCAACCTTACACCTTCGTCAGGGAGATACCGCCTTTGTTCATGTCCataacaaaggaaaagaaaacatcaCTATTCACTG GCATGGAATTTTACAGCCAAGGTACCCATGGTCAGATGGTCCAGAGTTCATCACTCAGTGCCCTATCATGCCTGGAAACTCTTTCATCCAAAAGGTCATAATCACGGAAGAGATTGGAACTTTGTGGTGGCATGCTCACAGTGATTGGTCTCGAGCAACAGTTCATGGCGCAATCATTATTTCCCCCAAAAGAGGAGATAGATACCCGTTTCCTAAGCCTGATGCAGAAATTCCCATCATACTAG GAGAATGGTGGAAGAGAAATATAACAGATGTGGTGGAAGAATTTTTACATAATGGGGGAGACCCTGCGAAGTCTGATGCTTTCATGATAAACGGCCATCCTGGCGATTTTAATTCATGTTCAGTTGTACCAG ATACATTCAAGTTGAATGTGACTTCTGGAAAAACTTATTTGCTCCGGATGGTCAATGCTGTCATGAACAACCTGATGTTCTTTGGCATTGCAAACCATACTCTTACCGTTGTGGGAACAGATGGAAGCTACACAAAGCAATTAAAGAGCGGTTACATTGCTCTAGCCCCAGGACAAACCATGGATGTCTTGTTAGAAGCTAATCAAAAACCTGATCACTACTACATGGCTGCTAAGGTTTATACCAATGTCACTGTTTTTCCTTACGACCAGAATACCACCACGGGAATAATCCAATACTTGGGAGATTACAATGCAACTTCATCTCCAATCTTCCCAAATCTCCCAGCTGCCGATGATGCCAATTCAACATATAACTTCACAGGAAGCCTTAAAAGCTTAGCAAGTCCAGAACATCCTGTTCATGTCCCAGAAAATGTGACCACTAATCTATTTTTCACACTCTCGATAAACAATGTCTCGTGTGAACCAAATAATACATGTACGGGGCCTGGAGGCAGCCGGCTAAGAGCTAGCGTTaacaaccaaagtttggaaTTGCCCCAGCTCGATATACTTCAAGCCTACTACAATCAGACTCGAGGAATTTATGACCCTGACTTTCCCCACTTCCCACCGTTTGTGTTCAATTATACAGCAAATAATCTTCCTGTAGAACTACGATTGCCTAATATAAGTACCCAAGTTTTGGTTCTTGAATATAACTCCACGGTCGAGATAGTATTCCAAGGGACGAATCTGGTGACAGGGATAGATCATCCGATGCATTTGCATGGACACAGTTTCTACGTAGTTGGATCAGGTCCTGAAATCTTTGACAATGTAACAGACCCTCAGAACTATAACACTGAGGACCCCCCTTTTATGAATACAATTGCTGTTCGCAGGAACGGCTGGACAGCTATCCGATTCAGGGCCAATAATCCTG GCGTGTGGTTCATGCATTGCCATTTCGAGCGTCATGTAAGCTGGGGAATGGGAATGACCTTCATTGTTAAAAATGGCACTGGCCCGGGAGAACAAATGCTTCCTCCACCTCCAGACATGCCACCTTGTTAG
- the LOC113771443 gene encoding uncharacterized protein LOC113771443, translated as MAVTFAEISRGLSSSKKTSRRTRKETRQLREEHSSAASQRPESEVESTDSFGDTSSDSDQEEGTIANAQTLRELATPDLTQQPLCITFPKFDVVCNSMKPTGITEEQIKMRAFPFSLKDSAKDWLAASLRKEICGIKQHPGESLYEYWERFKKLCNKCPQHQISEQLLIQYFYEGLLFRDRSIIDVASGGALVNKTPREARELIEGMAENSQQFGTREDVPIRKVNEVETSSIQQQLSELTSFVRQLTVGNALQAKVCGVCTGMGHSADMCPMIQEETAEQQGYQQQYQPRQPPPPPNSSPSMEEMMKQLLANQQKTDSDLQIMRNQLGQVPSLQNQVNQMVITINRLEFQIQGKLSSQPELNPKNVSAMTLRSGKEVRGPEPVTPKDKDEKKNRKGV; from the exons ATGGCCGTGACTTTTGCTGAAATTTCTCGTGGACTTAGTTCATCAA agaagacctCACGTAGaacaagaaaagagaccagacagctcagagaggagcactCCAGTGCTGCATCTCAGAGACCTGAGTCAGAAGTTGAATCGACAGATTCGTTTGGTGACACTTCGAGTGACTCTGACCAGGAGGAAGGCACCATTGCTAACGcacaaacattaagggagttggctacTCCTGATTTAACTCAGCAGCCTTTATGCATTACTTTCCCGA AGTTTGATGTCGTGTGCAATAGTATGAAACCCACGGGAATCacagaagagcagataaaaatgagggcattcccCTTCTCCTTGAAGGATTCTGCAAAGGACTGGCT GGCTGCAAgtctaaggaaagaaatttgcgGGATCAAGCAGCACCCAGGGGAGTCACTCTATGAGTATTGGGAGCGGTTCAAGAAATTGTGCAACAAATGCCCCCAGCACCAGATAAGTGAGCAGTTGCTTATACAATATTTCTACGAGGGACTACTCTTCAGAGACAGGAGTATCATTGATGTTGCGAGTGGAGGGGCACTGGTAAACAAGACCCCTCGGGAAGCTAGAGAGTTAATTGAGGGAATGGCAGAGAATTCACAACAATTCGGTACGAGGGAGGATGTTCCAATACGCAAGGTAAATGAGGTAGAGACATCCTCTATCCAGCAGCAGCTAAGTGAGTTGACATCCTTCGTTAGGCAACTGACTGTGGGAAATGCATTACAAGCCAAGGTATGTGGGGTATGCACTGGTATGGGTCACTCTGCAGACATGTGCCCAATGATTCAggaagaaactgcagaacag CAAGGGTACCAGCAGCAGTACCAGCCTCGCCAACCACCACCCCCTCCGAACTCGAGTCCGTCCatggaagagatgatgaagcaGTTACTTGCAAACCAGCAAAAGACGGATTCAGACCTGCAAATCATGAGGAATCAACTAGGACAAGTGCCATCATTGCAAAATCAAGTAAATCAAATGGTCATCACGATCAACCGTTTGGAATTCCAAATTCAAGGGAAGCTGTCATCTCAACCTGAGTTGAACCCGAAGAATGTGAGCGCCATGACcttgaggagtggcaaggaggtTCGAGGGCCTGAGCCTGTGACCCCTAAGGATAAGGATGAGAAAAAAAATCGAAAAGGAGTTTGA